GTGGTACGGGTGCGGCTTTCGTGCATCGCAAAGAGGACTTCGATGAATTGCTGACCCGTGGACTCGAAGCATCGCCCATACACGAAGTACTCATCGATAAGGCACTCCTGGGTTGGAAGGAATATGAACTCGAACTCCTCCGCGACCAAAAAGACAACGTCGTCATCATCTGTTCGATCGAAAACATGGACCCGATGGGTATCCACACCGGCGATTCGATTACGGTTGCACCGGCCATGACGCTGTCCGATACGACTTTCCAGAAAATGCGTGATATGGCCATCCTGATGATGCGCTCGATCGGCAACTTCGCAGGCGGTTGTAACGTGCAGTTCGCCGTATCACCTGACGACAAAGAAGACATCGTCGCTATCGAGATCAACCCGCGTGTTTCGCGTTCATCCGCACTCGCATCGAAGGCAACGGGTTACCCGATTGCGAAGATCGCCTCGAAACTCGCCCTCGGTTACTCGCTTGACGAACTCCAAAACCAAATCACCAAATCGACTTCGGCGCTTTTTGAACCGACCCTCGATTACGTCATCGTGAAAATCCCGCGCTGGAACTTCGATAAATTCGAAGGTGCCGACCGAACCCTCGGACTCCAGATGAAGTCGGTAGGTGAGGTGATGGGCATCGGCCGTTCGTTCCAGGAGGCACTGCACAAAGCCACCCAGTCGCTCGAAATCAAACGCAACGGACTCGGCGCCGATGGAAAAGGCTATAAAAACTACGAGCAGATCATCGACAAACTCACCCACGCCAGTTGGGACCGGGTGTTTGTCATTTACGACGCCATCCAGATGGGTATACCGCTCAGCCGCATCCACGAGATCACCAAAATCGATATGTGGTTCCTACGGCAATACGAAGAGCTGTACGCCCTTGAGAAAGAGATTTCCAACTACCGCATCGACACCCTTCCGAAAGAACTCCTGCTCGAAGCGAAGCAAAAAGGTTTCGCCGACCGCCAGATCGCCCACATGATGGGCTGCCTCGAAAGCCAGGTACACAAACTGCGCGACGAGATGGGCGTCAAGCGCGTCTACAAACTCGTCGACACATGTGCTGCAGAATTTGTGGCACGTACGCCGTATTATTACTCGACCTTCGAAGCCGAGATACAGCGCCCCGACGGCACGCGTTTCGTCCATAACGAAAGTGTGGTGACGGACCGACGTAAAGTGGTCGTACTCGGCTCAGGCCCCAACCGTATCGGGCAGGGCATCGAGTTCGATTACTCGTGCGTACATGGCGTGCTCGCGGCCCGCGAATGCGGCTACGAGACCATCATGATCAACTGCAACCCTGAAACCGTCTCGACCGACTTCGATACGGCCGACAAACTCTATTTTGAGCCGGTCTTCTGGGAGCACATCTACGACATCATCCAACACGAAAAACCCGAGGGCGTCATCGTGCAGTTGGGTGGACAGACAGCCCTGAAACTAGCTGAGAAACTGTCAAAATACGGCATCAAGATCCTCGGTACCTCGTTCGATGCCCTTGACCTGGCGGAAGACCGCGGTCGTTTCTCGGAATTGCTGCGCGAGCTCCACATTCCCTTCCCGAAATTCGGTGTAGCGGAAAGTGCGGAGGAAGCCAGTAAGTTGGCCGACGTACTCGACTTCCCGCTGTTGGTGCGCCCATCGTATGTATTGGGTGGCCAGGGCATGAAGATCGTGATTAACAAACAAGAGTTGGAAGAACACGTCATCGACCTGTTGAAGAATATTCCCGGCAATAAACTGCTGCTCGACCACTACCTCGACGGTGCCATCGAAGCGGAAGCCGATGCCATCTGTGACGGTGAGAACGTCTACATCATCGGTATCATGGAACACATCGAACCGTGTGGTATCCACTCAGGCGATTCGAATGCGACGCTGCCGCCGTTCAACCTGGGCGAGTTCGTGATGCAGCAGATCAAAGACCATACGAAGAAAATCGCGCTGGCGCTGAAAACCGTCGGACTCATCAACATTCAGTTCGCCATAAAAGATGATACCGTATACATCATCGAGGCCAACCCGCGGGCGTCACGTACGGTGCCGTTCATCGCGAAAGCCTACGGCGAACCGTATGTCAACTATGCGACGAAGATCATGCTGGGCGAGGCGAAAGTCACCGACTTTACCTTCAACCCCCAACTGAAAGGCTATGCAATCAAGCAACCGGTATTCTCGTTTAATAAGTTCCCGAATGTGAACAAGGCGTTGGGGCCTGAGATGAAGTCGACAGGCGAAAGCATCCTCTTCATCGACGACCTGAAAGACGATCAGTTCTACGAGCTTTACTCGCGGCGCAAGATGTACCTCAGTAAATAAAAACAAAAGCCTCCGTATGGAGGCTTTTCTGTTATGTGCGATTTCTTACTTGAAATACGCCATGATGCCCAAATTCACACCGGCTGACCGCGCCTCATATTCGCGTTTGGTCAACCCCACGTAGGCCCGCGCTGTGAACGCGAAATTGGAAGAGATATGCAAACCAACACCGGCCGCCAGGGTGAAATCTACTTTTTCGTAATCCGGTTTTTGGGTGATTTGCGACGGCACATTGCC
This genomic interval from Flavobacterium sp. HJ-32-4 contains the following:
- the carB gene encoding carbamoyl-phosphate synthase large subunit, which codes for MPKDASIKSVLIIGSGPIIIGQACEFDYAGSQAARSLREEGVEVILINSNPATIMTDPAMADHVYLKPLTTKSIIEILKAHPQIDAVLPTMGGQTALNLCLEADEKGIWEDFNVRMIGVDINAINITEDREQFKQLLERIGIPTAPAKTATSFLKGKEIAQEFGFPLVIRPSFTLGGTGAAFVHRKEDFDELLTRGLEASPIHEVLIDKALLGWKEYELELLRDQKDNVVIICSIENMDPMGIHTGDSITVAPAMTLSDTTFQKMRDMAILMMRSIGNFAGGCNVQFAVSPDDKEDIVAIEINPRVSRSSALASKATGYPIAKIASKLALGYSLDELQNQITKSTSALFEPTLDYVIVKIPRWNFDKFEGADRTLGLQMKSVGEVMGIGRSFQEALHKATQSLEIKRNGLGADGKGYKNYEQIIDKLTHASWDRVFVIYDAIQMGIPLSRIHEITKIDMWFLRQYEELYALEKEISNYRIDTLPKELLLEAKQKGFADRQIAHMMGCLESQVHKLRDEMGVKRVYKLVDTCAAEFVARTPYYYSTFEAEIQRPDGTRFVHNESVVTDRRKVVVLGSGPNRIGQGIEFDYSCVHGVLAARECGYETIMINCNPETVSTDFDTADKLYFEPVFWEHIYDIIQHEKPEGVIVQLGGQTALKLAEKLSKYGIKILGTSFDALDLAEDRGRFSELLRELHIPFPKFGVAESAEEASKLADVLDFPLLVRPSYVLGGQGMKIVINKQELEEHVIDLLKNIPGNKLLLDHYLDGAIEAEADAICDGENVYIIGIMEHIEPCGIHSGDSNATLPPFNLGEFVMQQIKDHTKKIALALKTVGLINIQFAIKDDTVYIIEANPRASRTVPFIAKAYGEPYVNYATKIMLGEAKVTDFTFNPQLKGYAIKQPVFSFNKFPNVNKALGPEMKSTGESILFIDDLKDDQFYELYSRRKMYLSK